The nucleotide sequence aTCCGATTGCAATCGTAAGAGGAGTGTAGGAGTGGATCACTTCAAAGGCACACATGTTGCACTAAAGAGGCAACTGTAGTTGTTTCCATTATAAATTAGAAACTAGAAGATCACCGATCTTCTTCCGGCGCAAGCGAAAAAGGGAGAGCAGTCCATGTAGAGCGGAGTACTCTAAAGTGGATTTCCGGTGACTAAAAAACCAACAGCACATGCGACAAACTCCAGCAAGggagttgcagttgcagttggagttgctgctgcagttgctgttgCACTTTTGAGGGTGCTGCCTGCCCTTTTTTTCTTCTGGCAAGagttacaaaaataaatatcctAAAAATGGCTGCTGCCTGGAGTTGGCGAGTCAGTCCGTTGACGATCACAATGAAGAGCGGATCGCTGGGTATATTGCTGCTGGTGCCTTTAATTTTACAGCCATCGTTGCAAGTTGAAGGACGTCGCCATGTGGCCAGCAGTCAGGAGCTGTCCAAAGATAGTTTGGCAGCCAGGCAAAACAGAACTGTAGCGAATAATGTTACCAATCAAACCAATCAATCTATTGCGGATCTAGACGATGGCGGTgcggatgatgatgatgttaAGGCTGAGCTCCCGGAAAGTGGCACTTCAATGCCTTATTGGCGGAACCCCAAGAAGATGAGTAAGCTGCACTTGCGACCCTCCGGCTCTCTGGTCACCTTCAATTGCCATGCCCTGGGCAGTCCGGAACCCAATATTACGTGGTATCGCAATGGAACCGTGGAACCCTTCACCCGTGCCTATGGAACCATCAAGCGGAATCGTTGGACCTTAACCATGGAGGATCTGGTGCCAGGTGATGGTGGCAACTACACCTGCAAGGTATGCAATTCCTTGAACTGCATTCGTTACACATCCCAGCTAATAGTCAGCGATCGGGTGAATCATAAACCCATCCTAATGACCGGTCCCATGAATCTCACACTCGAAATTACCGAGAGTGGCAGCATGGACTGCAAGTATCTGTCGGATTTAACCAGCAAAAAGGCCTGGATCTTTGTGCCCTGCAAGGGGAATACCAACTGTTCCAACAATCGATCGATCGTTGCCGAGGATCTGGACAGGCTGGACTTTGTGAATGTGACGATGGAGGATGAGGGCTGGTACACCTGCGTGGAGAGCAACAGTCTGGGCCAATCCAATAGTACCGCCTATTTGCAAGTGGTGCGAAGTCGTACAGATATGCAGCCCGGTGTGGCCAGTGCCACTTTAAATTCGGCCAGCTTTATGTACATCTTCGTTTTTGGTGTATGCATTCTCATCCTCATGACCGCCTTGTTTGTCTGCTATGCTATGCGAAAAATGAAGCATGAAAAGGTGCTGAAACAGCGCATAGAGACTGTACATCAATGGACCAAAAAGGTGATCATCTTTAAGCCTGAGGGTGGCGGAGATTCCAGTGGTTCCATGGACACCATGATCATGCCGGTGGTGAGGATACAGAAGCAGCGCACCACTGTCCTTCAAAATGGCAACGAGCCGGCTCCCTTTAATGAGTACGAATTCCCACTGGACTCGAACTGGGAACTGCCCAGGAATCATCTCGTTTTGGGCGCCACCTTGGGTGAAGGAGCTTTTGGGCGCGTGGTTATGGCGGAGGTCAACAATGCCATTGTGGCGGTGAAAATGGTCAAGGAGGGCCACACGGATGACGACATTGCCAGTTTGGTGAGGGAAATGGAAGTGATGAAGATCATTGGACGTCACATTAATATTATCAACCTGTTGGGTTGCTGCAGTCAAAGTGGACCACTATATGTGATTGTTGAATACGCACCTCATGGCAATCTAAAGGACTTTCTGTACAAAAATCGACCCTTTGGCAGGGATATGGATAGGGATAGTTCACAGCCGCCTCCATCGCCGCCGGCTCATATGATCACCGAAAAGGATCTGATCAAGTTTGCCCACCAAATTGCCAGAGGAATGGATTACCTGGCCTCGCGACGATGCATCCATCGAGATTTGGCTGCCCGGAACGTCCTTGTCAGCGATGATTATGTATTAAAGATAGCCGATTTTGGCTTGGCAAGGGATATCCAGAGCACGGAATACTACAGGAAGAACACGAATGGCAGGTTACCGATCAAATGGATGGCCCCCGAATCGCTGCAGGAGAAATTCTACGATTCGAAGAGCGATGTCTGGTCATATGGCATTCTGCTGTGGGAAATCATGACATATGGACAGCAACCGTATCCCACAATCATGTCCGCGGAGGAG is from Drosophila suzukii chromosome 3, CBGP_Dsuzu_IsoJpt1.0, whole genome shotgun sequence and encodes:
- the htl gene encoding fibroblast growth factor receptor homolog 1, with amino-acid sequence MAAAWSWRVSPLTITMKSGSLGILLLVPLILQPSLQVEGRRHVASSQELSKDSLAARQNRTVANNVTNQTNQSIADLDDGGADDDDVKAELPESGTSMPYWRNPKKMSKLHLRPSGSLVTFNCHALGSPEPNITWYRNGTVEPFTRAYGTIKRNRWTLTMEDLVPGDGGNYTCKVCNSLNCIRYTSQLIVSDRVNHKPILMTGPMNLTLEITESGSMDCKYLSDLTSKKAWIFVPCKGNTNCSNNRSIVAEDLDRLDFVNVTMEDEGWYTCVESNSLGQSNSTAYLQVVRSRTDMQPGVASATLNSASFMYIFVFGVCILILMTALFVCYAMRKMKHEKVLKQRIETVHQWTKKVIIFKPEGGGDSSGSMDTMIMPVVRIQKQRTTVLQNGNEPAPFNEYEFPLDSNWELPRNHLVLGATLGEGAFGRVVMAEVNNAIVAVKMVKEGHTDDDIASLVREMEVMKIIGRHINIINLLGCCSQSGPLYVIVEYAPHGNLKDFLYKNRPFGRDMDRDSSQPPPSPPAHMITEKDLIKFAHQIARGMDYLASRRCIHRDLAARNVLVSDDYVLKIADFGLARDIQSTEYYRKNTNGRLPIKWMAPESLQEKFYDSKSDVWSYGILLWEIMTYGQQPYPTIMSAEELYTYLMSGQRMEKPAKCSMNIYILMRQCWHFNADDRPPFTEIVEYMDKLLQTKEDYLDVDIANLDTPPSTSDEEEEETDNLQKWCNY